From Paenibacillus sp. PK3_47, the proteins below share one genomic window:
- a CDS encoding EAL domain-containing protein — MDQMGVHYNTWIVLLSFALAAAAAYSALNLISHAGQASGRIRRLWLLSGACVLGSGMWAMHFVGIMASEWSFRAGYHLGLAVLSLLISIAASYLALWIAVSTRQRFRDLFMSSMILGGGISAMHYAGMASMDIEGRIAYQPMAQGLSIIVALLASYIGVFLFRKFRDHTGYSRWKLYSSLFIGFAVTGMHYTSLRPSHLESASVAGADSVLMGTDVILLTGVSLVTLFMLAISGGAVFLDRHVLERMAYNDPLTDLPNRHGLERYFKEEFFELASGAVFFVDLDRFKSINDTLGHDIGDLLLQEVADRLKHCVGSKGKVFRLGGDEFLIALPECSVEDAQETAQYILRELKRYYSIEGNELYVTASVGISMAPAHGTDRSALMRAADTALYTSKDSGKNKYSVYDQEMNRQQLRRMSLEKDLRKALARSEFMVVYQPKWDSLMNVTVGLEALLRWRHPEHGIISPAEFIPIAEETGLIVPITYWMLHDVCGQNVLWHKTGVANVPVSINMSARMFEGSNLYDVVEEALTRSGLEPHFLELEITESIAMNNMEETVAQLSKLRNLGVRVSLDDFGTGFSSLGNLDEIPVNTLKIDQVFIRKSKMHSKKAIISNIIAIASNLNMEVVAEGVETPEQIELLQSLGCRVMQGFYYGRPMPVNELGQWFIENTA, encoded by the coding sequence ATGGATCAAATGGGAGTCCACTATAATACTTGGATTGTTTTACTATCTTTTGCGCTCGCGGCGGCGGCGGCGTATTCAGCGCTCAATCTGATTTCTCATGCCGGGCAGGCCTCCGGCCGAATCCGCAGGCTGTGGCTTTTATCCGGAGCATGTGTGCTGGGCAGCGGCATGTGGGCAATGCATTTTGTCGGGATTATGGCCAGTGAATGGTCGTTCCGCGCAGGATATCACCTGGGCTTGGCAGTTCTGTCGCTCCTGATCAGCATTGCTGCAAGCTATCTGGCCCTGTGGATTGCGGTATCAACCCGGCAAAGGTTCCGCGATCTCTTTATGAGCAGCATGATTCTGGGCGGCGGAATTTCAGCAATGCATTATGCCGGGATGGCTTCCATGGACATCGAAGGGCGGATCGCATACCAGCCGATGGCTCAAGGACTCTCCATTATTGTTGCCCTGCTGGCATCCTATATCGGTGTGTTTCTGTTCCGCAAATTCAGGGATCATACCGGATACAGCCGCTGGAAGCTTTACTCTTCGCTGTTTATCGGTTTCGCAGTTACCGGGATGCATTATACCAGTCTTAGACCAAGCCATTTGGAATCCGCCAGTGTAGCCGGGGCAGATTCTGTTCTAATGGGAACGGATGTTATTCTGCTGACAGGGGTTTCGCTGGTGACCCTGTTTATGCTCGCTATTTCCGGAGGGGCTGTTTTTCTGGACCGGCATGTTCTGGAGCGTATGGCCTATAATGATCCGTTAACGGATCTGCCGAACCGCCATGGACTGGAAAGATACTTCAAGGAGGAGTTCTTTGAACTGGCCTCCGGCGCAGTGTTCTTTGTGGATCTGGACCGGTTCAAGTCGATCAACGACACGCTCGGGCATGATATCGGGGATTTGCTGCTGCAGGAGGTAGCAGACAGATTAAAGCACTGTGTGGGCAGTAAAGGTAAAGTCTTCAGGCTGGGCGGTGACGAATTTTTAATAGCCCTGCCGGAATGCAGTGTAGAGGATGCCCAGGAAACGGCACAGTACATACTACGGGAGCTTAAGAGATATTACAGCATTGAGGGTAACGAGCTGTATGTGACGGCAAGTGTCGGAATCAGTATGGCTCCGGCGCATGGAACCGACCGGTCTGCGCTGATGAGGGCAGCAGATACTGCCCTGTACACTTCCAAGGATTCAGGGAAGAACAAATACAGTGTGTACGACCAGGAGATGAACCGCCAGCAGCTGCGGCGGATGTCGCTTGAGAAGGATCTGCGCAAGGCGCTGGCCCGTTCCGAGTTCATGGTAGTCTACCAGCCTAAATGGGATTCGTTAATGAACGTTACGGTAGGGCTTGAAGCACTGCTGCGGTGGAGGCATCCTGAACACGGAATCATCTCTCCGGCGGAGTTCATTCCGATCGCCGAAGAGACGGGATTAATTGTTCCGATAACCTACTGGATGCTGCATGATGTATGCGGACAGAATGTGCTCTGGCATAAGACAGGAGTGGCGAATGTTCCTGTATCGATCAATATGTCAGCCCGGATGTTCGAGGGCAGCAATCTGTACGATGTAGTGGAAGAGGCGTTAACGCGTTCCGGACTGGAACCGCATTTCCTGGAGCTTGAAATTACAGAGTCTATTGCCATGAACAACATGGAAGAGACGGTGGCACAGCTCTCCAAGCTGCGGAATCTGGGGGTACGGGTATCGCTGGATGACTTCGGTACAGGCTTTTCTTCATTGGGTAACCTGGATGAAATTCCGGTAAATACGCTAAAGATTGACCAGGTATTCATCCGCAAGAGCAAGATGCATTCCAAGAAAGCCATTATCAGCAATATCATTGCGATCGCCAGCAATCTCAATATGGAGGTTGTCGCCGAAGGGGTAGAGACCCCGGAGCAGATCGAACTGCTGCAGTCCCTGGGCTGCCGGGTGATGCAGGGCTTTTATTACGGCCGGCCGATGCCGGTGAATGAACTGGGCCAATGGTTTATAGAGAATACTGCTTAA
- a CDS encoding ABC transporter ATP-binding protein, with translation MGSAGEPVISISGLWMNYSDRMVLRGIDLEVHRGQIIGYIGPNGAGKSTTVKIMLGLVEGYNGTVKIFGKDIADGDTAYKRRIGYVPEVAELYDSLTAREYLTFIGELYGMKQSDAGIKAERLMRLLNLEHAYDMRIASFSKGMKQKVLLISSMLHDPDILFLDEPLSGLDANSVMVVKEIFASLAARGKTIFYSSHIMDVVEKISSRIILIDGGDIVADGSFVELKERSREGSLEEIFNRLTGFDKYRDIAGEFVAVIEEGGAHE, from the coding sequence ATGGGTTCGGCAGGAGAGCCGGTAATATCGATTTCAGGCTTATGGATGAATTACAGTGACAGGATGGTTTTGCGCGGGATTGATCTCGAGGTGCACAGGGGGCAGATTATCGGATACATCGGCCCCAACGGGGCAGGCAAGAGTACGACGGTTAAGATCATGCTTGGTCTGGTGGAGGGATATAACGGTACGGTGAAAATTTTCGGCAAAGATATTGCGGATGGAGATACCGCATACAAGCGGCGGATCGGCTATGTGCCGGAGGTTGCCGAGCTGTATGACAGTCTGACAGCCCGCGAATATCTGACCTTTATCGGCGAGCTGTACGGCATGAAGCAGAGTGATGCCGGCATCAAAGCCGAACGGCTGATGAGGCTGCTGAATCTGGAGCATGCTTACGACATGCGGATCGCCTCCTTTTCCAAAGGGATGAAGCAGAAGGTGCTGCTCATTTCCAGCATGCTGCATGATCCCGATATCCTGTTCCTGGATGAGCCGCTCAGCGGGCTGGATGCGAACAGCGTCATGGTGGTGAAGGAGATTTTTGCTTCCCTGGCGGCAAGGGGCAAGACGATTTTTTATTCCTCGCATATTATGGATGTCGTCGAGAAAATCAGCAGCCGGATCATTCTGATCGACGGCGGAGATATCGTTGCGGACGGAAGCTTTGTTGAACTGAAAGAGAGAAGCCGGGAAGGCTCGCTTGAAGAAATTTTTAACCGGCTGACGGGCTTTGACAAGTACCGGGATATTGCAGGGGAGTTCGTGGCTGTCATTGAAGAAGGTGGGGCGCATGAATAA
- a CDS encoding Gfo/Idh/MocA family oxidoreductase → MAEKLRWGIMGCAQIATNSVMPAIQESESGVIGAVASRGLDKSSAVAEEFGIGKAYGSYEELLEDKDIDAVYIPLPNHLHREWVIRAAEAGKHVLCEKPVALNSRETAEMVEACRKAGVHFAEAYMYRHHPRIAELQDIIARGEIGELRSIRGTFTYNDAADTSNIRFKSAWGGGSLYDVGCYPLSAARLLFGAEPEAVTVQAIFSPEHDNVDMMASGLVEFPGGTSLIFDCGMWAYNRQLLEILGTEGMIEVPMPFNARFEDAGFIVHKGGEAKQFEATGANPYVCQADNFAAAVFGGKPLMAGDDPVLNMTLIETCLDSARRRVRIEL, encoded by the coding sequence ATGGCAGAGAAGCTTCGTTGGGGAATTATGGGCTGCGCACAGATTGCGACAAATTCGGTAATGCCGGCCATTCAGGAATCAGAATCCGGTGTGATCGGAGCGGTGGCGAGCCGGGGGCTGGATAAAAGCAGCGCCGTAGCGGAAGAATTCGGCATAGGCAAGGCTTACGGAAGCTATGAAGAGCTGCTGGAGGATAAGGATATCGACGCTGTGTATATCCCGCTTCCCAATCATCTTCACCGAGAATGGGTGATCCGGGCAGCCGAAGCAGGCAAACATGTGCTGTGCGAAAAGCCGGTTGCACTGAACAGCCGTGAGACAGCGGAAATGGTGGAGGCCTGCAGGAAGGCGGGCGTGCATTTTGCCGAGGCGTATATGTACCGGCACCACCCGAGGATTGCCGAGCTGCAGGACATTATTGCAAGGGGAGAAATCGGTGAGCTCCGCTCGATCCGTGGAACCTTTACATATAATGATGCCGCAGACACCTCCAATATACGCTTCAAGTCGGCCTGGGGAGGCGGCTCGCTGTACGATGTAGGCTGTTATCCGCTCAGTGCAGCGCGGCTTTTGTTCGGTGCAGAACCGGAGGCTGTGACGGTGCAGGCGATTTTCTCGCCGGAGCATGACAATGTGGATATGATGGCTTCCGGGCTGGTGGAATTTCCGGGCGGGACAAGCCTGATCTTCGACTGCGGTATGTGGGCCTACAACCGCCAGCTGCTGGAGATCCTGGGCACTGAAGGCATGATCGAAGTCCCGATGCCGTTCAATGCCAGATTTGAGGATGCCGGGTTTATTGTGCATAAGGGTGGTGAAGCGAAGCAGTTCGAGGCTACCGGTGCCAATCCGTATGTCTGTCAGGCCGATAATTTTGCCGCTGCTGTCTTTGGGGGCAAACCTTTAATGGCCGGGGATGACCCGGTGCTAAATATGACTCTGATTGAAACTTGTCTTGATTCTGCCCGCCGGCGGGTAAGAATTGAACTGTAA